Part of the Halorussus sp. MSC15.2 genome, AGAGACCTCGGGCGTTCGGGTTCGACTCGTCCATCTCGCCGAACACCTTCGTCGCGACGACGAGTCGGTCGCGGTCGTAGCCGTCGATGGCCTCGCCGAGAATCTCCTCGCTGCCGCCCTTCGAGTAGACGTTCGCGGTGTCGAAGAAGTTGACGCCGAGGTCGATGGCCCGGTCGATAATCTCGCGGCTCTCGTCCGAGTCGAGCATCCACTCCTTCCCGTCACCGAACCCGAGACAGCCGAGACAGATGCGACTGACCGACAGTCCGATGTCGCCGAGAGTCGTGTACTCCATGGCTCAAATCGCTCCGCTTCGGATGTCGGCGATGCGCTGGCGGTCGTAGAGTCGCTCGTCCTCGCCGAACTCGTCGGGGAACAGTTGCTTGGCGGTCCGCTCGGTCTTCGAGAGGTTCATGATGGGACCCTGATACATGCTGCCCGCGGGGTAGACGTCTCCGTTCTGGACCGCGGTCAGAGTGCTCGCGGTGTCGTGTCCCCGGAGGAACTCGAGGTACGTTGAGCGGAACTCCTCGGCGGTCCGGTGCTGGTCGGTGTAGAACATCAGCACCTCCGGGTCTATCTCCAGCAGCGGTTCGTAGTCTATCGTGCCCCGGTCGGACGTGAACGTCGAGATGTCCGACCCCGCGAGCGCGTCGCCGATGCCGAGGTCGTTCCAGTGTTTGTACGCCGTCCGGTCGCCGAGTCGGTACGGGTAGTACTTCTCCGGTTCTGTAGACGCCGGGGAGAGCAGCGCGACGGATGGTCGCTCGTCCGGGAGTCGGTTCGTGATTTCGCCGATAACTTCGTCGTGGTACTGCGAAAAGGCCTCGTATCGGTCGGTCCGCTGGAACACCTGCGCGACCTTCTCGAACGCCTCGTAGAGGTCGTAGTAGGGGTAGTCCTCGTGCCACGAGTAGGTCGAGAAACTCGTGTTCCCACAAAGCGGGCCGACGTTCGTGGCTATCTCCTCGACGTCGGCCTGCTTCCAGTTCGGGATGAGGTTCGTCATGTAGTTGGGGTCGATGAAGTGGACGTCGGCGTCGAGGTCGTAGAACAGTTCCTTCGAGATGCCGTCCTGCCAGAGCGAGGTCATCTCGTCGGTATCGACCGAGAGCTGGGGAACGTCGTCGTAGTGGTGCGTGCGGTACTCGCCCGTGAGGACGACGGCGAGCGGCGGTTCTAACCCGAGCGCGATACCCATGTCCGCCCAACTCGCGTTCTCCGCGACCCACGCCTCCGGGACCTGCTCGAACGTCACGTCGCCGACCGGCGGTAGGGTGACGGAGTACGAGGCGTCCTGCGTGGTCTTCTCGGTCGTTTCTGTCGTGCTATCGGTCGTTGTGGTGTCGGCCGCGGTCGTCGTCTCCTCGGTCGTCGCGTCCCCGCCGGACCCGCCGGTACAACCCGCGAGGGCCGCGATACCGACTGCTACGCTACCTTTCAGGAACCGTCGTCGCGTCAAGTCACCGTCTGAGCTATCGACCATGATTTTTAGGCCGACCTAAAAGCAATTAATCGCTTCGGTTTAGGTCGGCCTAAAATACGTTACAGTCTACTTTACAGAACGCACTGATAAGTCTCTCGAAACCGCTCGCCGAGTTCGGGCGATGTTCGACCGTGAGACCCGGTCAGTGGTCCCGACGGTCGCCGAACTCCGACAGCGGATTCGGCACGGTGCCGTGGCCCCGCACCTTCGGCCGAGTGCTGAAGTCCTGATAGCCGTAGTCCACGATGCGGTTGCGGTTGAGACAGTGCTTGGTGAACCGGGGCCGAAACAGGTCGAACGTCTCGAACCTGTCGTCGAGACCGGGGAATTGGGCCTGATAGCGCTCGATGGCCGACCGGACCTGCCCCCAGAATCGTTCCTCGTCGTACCCCTCTCGGCGCGCCAGCAGGTCGGCGACGTACCGGAAGACGCCGACGAACAGCGTCCCGAAGACGTGCTGGCAGAGCGGTTCGGGCGGGAGACGGTGGAGGATGTGGTGGTCGTACCGCTCGTCGTCGCGCAGGTCGTCCGCGAGTACCTCGTCCAGTTCCGGCAGGTCGCGGTCGGTGATGGCCACCTCGTCCACGAAGTCCTTGACCGCGATTCGGGTCGGCACGCCGCCCTCGTGGACGAGGACGACGTTCGTCCCGTGGGGCATGAACACCGTGCCGTACTTGTAGAGGTAGTGAACCAGCGGGTGAAGTAGAACGTCGAACAGTCGGTCGAGCCACTCGCTCAGTTCCAGTCCGCAGCGCTCAACTAACTTCGAGACCAGCGGCGTGCCGTCGAAGTCCTCGTGGAGGAGCGCCGCGAGCGTCAGGGGGCGTTCGCCGTCCTCGACCATCGAGACGACGCTCTCGCGCCAGACGCACCCGAGGAGTTCGTGGAACTGGTAGGGTGCGTCGTCGAACGCCGAGAAGTACGGGTGTTCGTAGTTGACGCTGGCGACTTCGCCCGGCAGGAGCAGGTCGCAGTCGTCCCGGAGGAACGCGTCGCCGTCGCGTACTCCCTTGACGAACTCGGTCACGCGCGGGGCGGCCTCGGCCTGTTCGCCCAGAATCCCGCGGTAGACGTTGGTGTTCAGCACTCGAATCGGGAGTTTGACGTGGCGCTTCGTCGGGTCCGAGACGTTAGAGAACGTCCGAATCGACTGTTGGGGAAGGTACTCGTCCGGAGCCTCGCCGAGCGGAACGATGGCGTCGTCGGCGATGTCGCCCGCGAACAACTGGACCACGCTGTCGTTCCACTGCCAGTCGTGGACCGGCAGGAAGTGGTAGTTCTCGGGGTCGAGTCCCTCGTCGGCAAGCGTCGCCCGGAACGCGCCGACCGTGTCGCCCAACTCCGACTCCAGCAGGTCGTCACGGTCCAATCCCTCGACTGCGGAGAACGTCGCCCGGTCCCGCCGCGCGGCGACCCACGAGAGGCGCTGGCGTCGCTTGGACTCGGGCGCGTACCGCAGGTAGTCGTCGTAGCCGAACCCGACCCGGCCCTTGTTGTAGGTGAACCACGGGTGGCCCTCCATCTCGCCCTCTACCTCGGCGTAGGGGAGGTCGAGTATCGAGGCGTCGGCGGGCGCGTCGGCCTTCCTCGCGCGGATGTGGGCGTCCGCGACGAGGGTGTTGCGGTACTCGCGGACGAGGTGGGCCGCGGTCGTCGGGTCGATGCCGACGTACTCGCGTGCGTCCAGCAGGAACCGGAGCGGGTCGGTCGCCTCGGTCCAGTCGTCGGCGTCCGTCGCTTCGCCGTCGGCCGAGACATCCGTCGATTCGCCGACGCCCCGGCGGAACACCGACCCCTCGCGGACCCGGTAGCTGTCGAGTGGGCGAGACTGCGCGTCGAAGCGGTACTCGACGCCGCCGTCGAGTCGGAGGCGGTATCGCGTCCACGACTCGCCGGGGTCGGACTCGTCGGCCGGGACCGTCCCGGCGCGTGCGGGAGTAATCAGGTCCTCGTAGCAGAACTCCGCGAGGATTTTCCGGAGCAGGTCGCGCTCGACCGTCTCCCACGTCTCGGCGTTCAGCGCGGCCCGGAGCGCGTCGAAGTCCTCCATCGTCACTCGCCCTCCGGGGCGGCGGACTCGGGGTCCCTTGCCCTCGCACCCTCGCGGCCGGTGTCCGCGTCGCGCCGACCGCGGCCGCGCCGGTTCACGAACTGTTCGACCGCGAAGTCCTGATACACCGTGTCGGCGTCCTCGGGGTAGACCTCCCGACCGACCAATCGATTCACGATGCGGGAGTTACGGTAGCACCCCAGTCCGAGGTCCGGCGCGCCGACGCCGTGGCTGTGGAGGTCGCCGTTCTGGACGAACACGTCGCCAGCCACGTCGTCGAGGACGAGGCGGTGGTCCTCCGTGACTCGATACCGACCCTTCTCGTCCCAGCCGATTCGGTCCTCGATGGGGGCGAGGAACTCGGGGACCGGTCGGTGGTAGCCCGTCCCGAGAATCACCACGTCGCTCTCGTGGACGAACGACTCGTCGGTCTGCCACTGACGGCAGTCGAGTCGGTAGTTCGCGCCCGGTTCGCTCGCCTCGCCCGCGTCGATAGCGTCGATGTCCTCGACCTCGGTCATGGCGAACAGTCCAACGTCCGGGTCCCGGTCACCGACCGACCGCTCGTACAGCAGGTCGTAGACGGCGGCGCTGGTCTCGGGGTCGATTCCCTTGTAGAGCAGGTCCTGCTCAGCCCGAATCTCGTCCTTTCGGTCGTCGGGGAGGTCGTAGAAGTACTCGACGTACTCGGGCGTGAAGTGCTGTAGGCCGAGCTTTGAGTACTCCATCGGGAAGAACCCCTCCGACCGCGTGAGCCAGTCGAGACGGTAGTCGGCGTCCGATTGGCGGTCCAGCAGGTCGTGGAACACCTCGGCCGCGCTCTGGCCCGACCCGACCACCGTAATCGAGTCGGCGTCGAGACACCGGTCGCGTCGGAACCGGTACTCGGCGGTGTGGAACACGTCGTTCTCGGGGTGGCCCCGCAGGTCCTCGGGGACGAAGGGGCGACTCCCGACGCCGAGCGCGAGGTTCCGGGCGCGATAGGTCCGTTCCTCGCCGGTCGCGGGATTCTGCGCGGTCACGACGAAGTGGCCGTCGGTTCCATCTTCGCCGCCTCTACGGCCGTCCATCGCCCCTTCACTCCCCCGCTCGCCGCCTCCATCGCTTTCCACCCACGCCACGCTCTCGACCCGGCGACCGAACCGGCAGGTCCCGAGGCGTTCGGCGACCCACCGGAGGTAGTCGTCGTACTCCCGGCGGGGAATCTGGAACGTCTCGTAGAAGTAGAACTCGTAGAGGCGGTCGCGCTCCCGGAGGTAGTTGAGGTAGCTGTGAGGGTTGGTCGGGTCCGCCATCGTCACGAGGTCCGCGAGGAACGGGACTTCCAGCGTGGTCCCCTCTATCAGCATCCCCTCGTGCCACGCGAACTCGTCGTCCTGTTCGAGGAAGAGCGCGTCTACCTCGGCGTTCGCCCCGTCGAGGAGCGCCGCGAGTCCGAGGTTGAACGGGCCGAGTCCGACGCCGATAACGTCTCGAATCCGGCTCATGCAGACACCTCCCGCTCGAACCGGTCGCGCTCGCAGACCATCAGCAGCGCCGTCTTCTCGTCCATCTCGATTTCGCGCCGGGGTTCGAAACCGCACTGCTCGAAGACGTGATGGACGATTTCGTTTCGCACGTCGGGTTCGGCCACCACGCGCTCGGTCTCGCCGTGCCGGAACTGCATCTCGACGACCGCGCGGAGGAGGGGTTCGGCGTAACCCTGCCCGAGATACTCGGGCGGTCCGACGAGCAGGTGGACGCCTCGGTCCGCGGCGTCGGCGTCGTAGTGGGCCGCGACGGGGTCGTCCGCCGCCCAGTAGCACTCCCAGTAGCTCATCGGCACGTGGTCGAGGTGGCCGACGTAGGGCGTCAGGTGGTCGTCGGCCAACTTCTCGGCCAAGGCGTCGCGGAACACCGGGAGCGGGTCGTCCAACTGCCAGTAGGGCAGGACGTGGTCCTCGTTGAGCCACGCGTGGAGCATCCCGAGGTCGGCCATCTCGGCCTGCCGGAACGAGACCGTCTTGCGTATCTCGTCGTCGTACGTCTGGAAGTCGTACTGCGCGGCGACGACGCCACCGGCCCCGGTCATCGCCCACTCACCTCCGACTCGGTCGCAGAGCCGCGCTGGGTCTCGGTCACGAGCGGGTTGGTCACGTCGGCGTACACCGACTGGTTCTCCAGCGAGCCGACCAGTTCGTCCATGTCGTGGAACCGCGTGAGCAGGTTCGCCTTGCACGGCAGGGTCGCGTCTTCGAGCAGGCCGTCCAACAGCGACGACGACTCGCGGTCGAACCGCCGGCAGCGCTCCAACTCCTCGCGCAGAATCCCGAGCAGGTCGCGTTCGTCGGCCAGCCCCGCGGTCCCGAACGCGTTAACGACGCCGAACAGGTTGTTGAGCACGACGTAGTACCGGATTCGCTCGTCGGCGACCGCGTCGGGACAGACGGTGTCGGCGCGCTCGCCCACGCCGGGGAGCAGAGCGTCCACGTCGTCGTACTGGGACTCGGGGAAGTAGTAGCCCTGGTTGTCCCGGTAGTAGAACTCGTCCGGGTAGCCGTCCGCGAGCGCGAGGACGCTATTCTGCTGGTGGGCCTCGACGCCGACCCCGCGTTCGAGGTAGAGCCACAGAATCGGCCGGAGCGAGCGTTCGAGATACCGACGGAACCAGTCCCGACTGACCGCCTCGGTCGAGCGCCCCTCGCGCTCGGCGAGGGTCTCGATTATCTCGCCCAACCGCGACCCGTCGCCCGCGATGCGGTCCTGGCAGAGCGCGACCACCGGACCTGCGTTCTCGGCGTCCGCGCCCCGGAAGGCGTTCTCGCGCAGGACGACCTCGAACCCGGACTCGGCACCCTCGC contains:
- a CDS encoding ABC transporter substrate-binding protein encodes the protein MVDSSDGDLTRRRFLKGSVAVGIAALAGCTGGSGGDATTEETTTAADTTTTDSTTETTEKTTQDASYSVTLPPVGDVTFEQVPEAWVAENASWADMGIALGLEPPLAVVLTGEYRTHHYDDVPQLSVDTDEMTSLWQDGISKELFYDLDADVHFIDPNYMTNLIPNWKQADVEEIATNVGPLCGNTSFSTYSWHEDYPYYDLYEAFEKVAQVFQRTDRYEAFSQYHDEVIGEITNRLPDERPSVALLSPASTEPEKYYPYRLGDRTAYKHWNDLGIGDALAGSDISTFTSDRGTIDYEPLLEIDPEVLMFYTDQHRTAEEFRSTYLEFLRGHDTASTLTAVQNGDVYPAGSMYQGPIMNLSKTERTAKQLFPDEFGEDERLYDRQRIADIRSGAI
- a CDS encoding IucA/IucC family siderophore biosynthesis protein, which translates into the protein MEDFDALRAALNAETWETVERDLLRKILAEFCYEDLITPARAGTVPADESDPGESWTRYRLRLDGGVEYRFDAQSRPLDSYRVREGSVFRRGVGESTDVSADGEATDADDWTEATDPLRFLLDAREYVGIDPTTAAHLVREYRNTLVADAHIRARKADAPADASILDLPYAEVEGEMEGHPWFTYNKGRVGFGYDDYLRYAPESKRRQRLSWVAARRDRATFSAVEGLDRDDLLESELGDTVGAFRATLADEGLDPENYHFLPVHDWQWNDSVVQLFAGDIADDAIVPLGEAPDEYLPQQSIRTFSNVSDPTKRHVKLPIRVLNTNVYRGILGEQAEAAPRVTEFVKGVRDGDAFLRDDCDLLLPGEVASVNYEHPYFSAFDDAPYQFHELLGCVWRESVVSMVEDGERPLTLAALLHEDFDGTPLVSKLVERCGLELSEWLDRLFDVLLHPLVHYLYKYGTVFMPHGTNVVLVHEGGVPTRIAVKDFVDEVAITDRDLPELDEVLADDLRDDERYDHHILHRLPPEPLCQHVFGTLFVGVFRYVADLLARREGYDEERFWGQVRSAIERYQAQFPGLDDRFETFDLFRPRFTKHCLNRNRIVDYGYQDFSTRPKVRGHGTVPNPLSEFGDRRDH
- a CDS encoding lysine N(6)-hydroxylase/L-ornithine N(5)-oxygenase family protein, coding for MSRIRDVIGVGLGPFNLGLAALLDGANAEVDALFLEQDDEFAWHEGMLIEGTTLEVPFLADLVTMADPTNPHSYLNYLRERDRLYEFYFYETFQIPRREYDDYLRWVAERLGTCRFGRRVESVAWVESDGGGERGSEGAMDGRRGGEDGTDGHFVVTAQNPATGEERTYRARNLALGVGSRPFVPEDLRGHPENDVFHTAEYRFRRDRCLDADSITVVGSGQSAAEVFHDLLDRQSDADYRLDWLTRSEGFFPMEYSKLGLQHFTPEYVEYFYDLPDDRKDEIRAEQDLLYKGIDPETSAAVYDLLYERSVGDRDPDVGLFAMTEVEDIDAIDAGEASEPGANYRLDCRQWQTDESFVHESDVVILGTGYHRPVPEFLAPIEDRIGWDEKGRYRVTEDHRLVLDDVAGDVFVQNGDLHSHGVGAPDLGLGCYRNSRIVNRLVGREVYPEDADTVYQDFAVEQFVNRRGRGRRDADTGREGARARDPESAAPEGE
- a CDS encoding GNAT family N-acetyltransferase; protein product: MTGAGGVVAAQYDFQTYDDEIRKTVSFRQAEMADLGMLHAWLNEDHVLPYWQLDDPLPVFRDALAEKLADDHLTPYVGHLDHVPMSYWECYWAADDPVAAHYDADAADRGVHLLVGPPEYLGQGYAEPLLRAVVEMQFRHGETERVVAEPDVRNEIVHHVFEQCGFEPRREIEMDEKTALLMVCERDRFEREVSA